One genomic segment of Paenibacillus xylanexedens includes these proteins:
- a CDS encoding phosphotransferase enzyme family protein, whose amino-acid sequence MWTLQCGKLSRQCLLEEIVINFNEAVNISNTHVLALVPELFHLEGYNIQLIPPHEGGRNVVYTCEREGRESLILRVSFLPDRKREDYIAELEYVRYLFEHGASVSNVVNSKKGHLVEEITYDEHTFFVCMFVKAKGKLLVENHYQYREGVPLTEYYYSSGKILGKIHQLSKGYTPVHRRHHLIDNYSGEYIDNLVPESFPLLKEKMVELLNTLQGLDTNQETFGMIHFDYNDGNYSIDFDTGQITVYDFDNSCFGWYMYDLADLWTHGVGWVQFEPDADKRKQFMDEYFQTALAGYTSETKIEDSMLEKLPLFIQVTLLEIILGQFEEMQRAGEEPEVDKELLYLIKCLEEDIPYKGFFDDIYSSEAPFEYEGR is encoded by the coding sequence TTGTGGACATTACAATGCGGGAAACTGTCCCGACAATGTTTACTGGAGGAGATCGTAATTAACTTTAACGAAGCTGTTAACATTAGCAATACGCATGTACTGGCGCTGGTACCCGAGCTGTTTCATCTGGAGGGTTACAATATTCAGCTTATTCCGCCTCATGAGGGTGGACGGAATGTTGTTTACACTTGCGAGCGAGAGGGGCGTGAATCGCTAATTCTACGGGTGTCTTTTTTGCCTGACAGAAAGCGGGAAGATTACATTGCCGAGCTGGAGTATGTGCGGTATCTGTTTGAGCACGGTGCAAGTGTCTCGAATGTGGTCAACTCGAAAAAGGGCCATCTGGTAGAAGAGATCACTTATGATGAGCATACATTCTTTGTCTGTATGTTTGTGAAGGCCAAGGGAAAGTTGCTGGTAGAGAACCATTATCAGTATCGTGAAGGGGTTCCGCTTACCGAATACTATTATAGTAGCGGCAAAATTCTGGGCAAAATACATCAGCTATCGAAAGGGTACACTCCCGTCCATCGCCGGCATCATTTGATTGACAATTACAGCGGTGAATATATCGATAACTTGGTACCTGAATCATTCCCTTTGCTTAAAGAGAAGATGGTTGAGCTCCTGAATACCTTACAAGGTTTGGATACAAACCAGGAAACATTCGGCATGATCCATTTTGATTACAACGATGGAAATTACTCGATCGATTTTGATACCGGACAGATCACCGTGTATGATTTCGATAATTCATGCTTCGGTTGGTATATGTATGATCTGGCCGATCTATGGACACACGGAGTAGGCTGGGTTCAATTTGAGCCGGATGCGGATAAACGCAAACAGTTCATGGATGAGTATTTCCAAACTGCCCTCGCTGGATATACTTCCGAGACCAAGATCGAAGATTCGATGTTGGAGAAGCTGCCTTTATTTATTCAAGTCACCCTTCTGGAAATTATTCTAGGTCAATTTGAGGAAATGCAGCGTGCTGGCGAAGAACCGGAAGTTGACAAAGAGCTGTTGTATCTCATTAAATGTCTGGAAGAGGATATACCGTATAAGGGATTTTTCGATGACATTTATTCGAGTGAAGCTCCGTTTGAGTATGAGGGACGCTGA
- a CDS encoding alpha-N-arabinofuranosidase gives MLIDKDFQIAEVDPRVYGSFIEHLGRAVYGGIYDPGHPTADAQGFRQDAIEAIKALNVPIVRYPGGNFVSGYNWEDGVGPVAERKRRLELAWWTIETNAVGTNEFADWAKLVGTEVMMAVNLGTRGIDAARNLIEYCNHPSGTYWSDLRISHGYKDPHKFKTWCLGNEMDGPWQIGAMTAYEYGRIANETAKAMKWVDPDIELVACGSSSRDMSTFADWEATVLDLTYENVDYLSLHQYYNNNKDNTYDFLATSLDLDQFIDSVASICDFVQAKKRSKKKLMLSLDEWNVWKSIGTSRMEERWQIAPPEFEDVYTHEDALAVGCYLITILKHADRVKMACLAQLINTIAPIMTENNGAIWFQTTYFPFMHASNFGRGTVLRSITTSPKYDSKDFTDVPYLEAISVHDEENGTITIFAVNRHLDEKLELNVDLRSFGETTFVEHIVLENNDLKATNTKENPRNVVPHNGGYTTVDQGKVQAVLNKASWNVIRLKTKQA, from the coding sequence ATGCTTATTGATAAAGATTTTCAGATTGCTGAAGTAGATCCGCGTGTCTATGGTTCATTTATAGAACATCTGGGACGGGCCGTATACGGCGGTATTTATGATCCAGGTCACCCTACGGCAGATGCTCAAGGTTTCCGTCAGGATGCCATTGAAGCGATCAAGGCTCTGAATGTGCCAATTGTTCGTTATCCGGGCGGCAATTTCGTATCCGGTTACAATTGGGAGGACGGCGTTGGTCCGGTAGCAGAGCGTAAACGCAGACTTGAACTGGCATGGTGGACGATTGAAACAAATGCGGTAGGAACAAACGAATTTGCAGATTGGGCCAAACTGGTTGGAACCGAAGTGATGATGGCTGTAAATCTGGGTACTCGCGGCATTGATGCGGCCAGAAACCTGATCGAATACTGTAACCACCCATCTGGCACATACTGGAGTGATCTGCGTATCTCTCACGGTTACAAGGACCCGCATAAATTCAAAACCTGGTGTCTAGGCAACGAAATGGACGGCCCTTGGCAGATTGGTGCAATGACTGCATATGAATATGGCCGTATTGCCAATGAGACCGCTAAAGCGATGAAATGGGTAGACCCGGATATCGAGCTTGTGGCTTGCGGCAGTTCCAGCCGTGACATGAGTACATTTGCAGATTGGGAAGCAACCGTGCTGGATCTCACCTATGAAAATGTGGACTACTTGTCCCTGCATCAGTATTACAACAACAACAAAGACAACACGTATGACTTCCTGGCGACATCGCTGGATCTGGATCAATTTATTGATAGTGTGGCTTCAATCTGTGATTTTGTACAAGCCAAGAAACGCAGCAAAAAGAAATTAATGCTGTCTCTGGATGAATGGAATGTCTGGAAATCCATCGGCACAAGCCGTATGGAAGAACGGTGGCAGATTGCGCCTCCAGAGTTTGAAGATGTGTACACACATGAAGATGCACTAGCTGTGGGCTGTTATCTGATTACCATACTCAAGCACGCCGACCGTGTAAAAATGGCTTGCCTTGCTCAGTTAATTAACACCATTGCACCAATTATGACCGAGAATAACGGAGCGATCTGGTTCCAGACGACGTATTTCCCATTCATGCACGCATCCAACTTCGGTCGTGGTACGGTGTTGCGATCCATCACAACTTCACCTAAATATGATTCCAAAGACTTTACAGATGTGCCTTATCTCGAAGCGATCAGTGTGCATGATGAAGAGAACGGCACGATCACAATCTTTGCGGTGAACAGACATCTGGATGAGAAGTTGGAACTGAATGTGGATCTGCGTTCCTTCGGAGAAACCACATTTGTGGAGCATATCGTATTGGAGAACAACGACTTGAAAGCCACCAATACCAAAGAAAACCCACGTAACGTTGTTCCTCACAACGGCGGATATACAACGGTTGACCAGGGTAAAGTGCAAGCAGTCTTGAACAAAGCATCATGGAACGTGATTCGCCTCAAAACCAAACAGGCTTAA
- a CDS encoding glycoside hydrolase family 4, with protein sequence MNATSTQHPKVVVIGAGSLFFGRQSIWQMVHSPYLNQGTLALVDTDEERLSKMVKLAEMVAKENNVSLKIEGSVDRRQVLPGADFVVLSFAEESVKYRGIDCQVSLKYGIRMCSGDTIGPGGIFRAMRELPVIMECAKDIEELCPDAWVINYINPSTVHGIALHRYAPKLKSFALCDSHHMPHKKAYYAVRAGIIGDNSQFTEEINQKFDFRIAGVNHFTWLLKAEYEGKNVMPTIAEAMRKLAGDENNGGDRGAKALFNDAITYELYDIFGIIPTCTAHTKEYVRYWQGLGKTADAIPPLSIWETEDRYERHDEMWRQVDDFLAGNIPIPDYMSTFGPDHATDIIENMVGNLGKKFFINTLNQGAVTNMNTDSFLELLCDVDMDGVKPLHVGEMPRGIRGMQELVLDTHELTVEAVLEQSYEKLRRAMLTDPLVNSISDADKIIHELLELERKMIPDVWYKDRLQYS encoded by the coding sequence ATGAATGCTACAAGTACACAACATCCAAAGGTGGTTGTTATTGGGGCGGGCAGCCTGTTTTTCGGTCGTCAGTCCATCTGGCAGATGGTTCACTCCCCATATTTGAATCAGGGAACGCTGGCCTTGGTGGATACGGACGAGGAACGGCTCTCGAAAATGGTAAAACTAGCGGAAATGGTCGCCAAGGAGAACAATGTATCCCTAAAGATTGAGGGTTCAGTGGATCGAAGACAGGTGCTGCCGGGAGCTGACTTCGTTGTGCTCAGCTTTGCGGAAGAATCGGTGAAATATCGGGGCATCGACTGCCAGGTTTCTCTAAAGTATGGGATTCGCATGTGTTCCGGCGATACGATTGGCCCGGGCGGAATCTTTCGCGCGATGCGGGAACTGCCAGTTATTATGGAATGCGCCAAAGACATTGAGGAGTTGTGTCCTGATGCTTGGGTGATCAATTATATTAACCCGTCTACCGTTCATGGCATCGCATTACATCGCTATGCTCCGAAGCTTAAATCGTTTGCGCTGTGTGATAGTCATCATATGCCGCATAAGAAAGCCTATTACGCCGTAAGAGCGGGTATCATTGGAGACAATAGCCAGTTCACTGAGGAGATCAACCAGAAATTCGATTTTCGTATCGCGGGTGTCAATCATTTCACTTGGCTGCTCAAAGCCGAGTATGAAGGAAAAAATGTGATGCCCACAATTGCAGAAGCCATGCGCAAGCTGGCAGGTGATGAGAATAACGGTGGTGATCGCGGTGCAAAAGCTCTTTTTAACGATGCAATTACCTATGAACTGTATGATATTTTTGGAATCATTCCCACTTGCACGGCGCATACGAAGGAATACGTTCGGTATTGGCAGGGTCTTGGCAAAACTGCGGACGCCATTCCGCCATTATCGATCTGGGAGACAGAGGACAGATATGAGCGTCATGACGAAATGTGGCGTCAGGTGGATGACTTTCTTGCAGGGAACATCCCGATTCCCGATTATATGAGCACCTTCGGACCAGATCATGCGACTGACATCATCGAAAATATGGTGGGGAACTTGGGCAAAAAATTCTTCATCAATACGCTCAATCAAGGTGCGGTAACCAATATGAATACCGATTCGTTCCTGGAGCTACTGTGCGATGTAGATATGGATGGGGTGAAGCCACTCCATGTAGGCGAGATGCCGCGCGGAATTAGAGGTATGCAAGAACTTGTACTGGATACGCATGAGCTTACGGTTGAAGCTGTTCTCGAACAGAGCTACGAGAAGCTGAGAAGGGCGATGCTCACTGACCCACTCGTGAATTCCATCAGTGACGCGGACAAGATCATCCATGAATTGTTGGAACTGGAGCGTAAGATGATTCCGGACGTTTGGTATAAGGACAGACTGCAGTATAGCTAA
- a CDS encoding DsbA family oxidoreductase, with the protein MSNESMMCDLETGVCGVSEEEVMQEINLNHIEKRITLYYATDPICSHCWALEPVLHRFIEEYGHYFTLQIKMGGLLANWNGFSDGANGIQKPSDVAEHWKEVGEHSRMPIDGSLWHDNPILSSYPPSRVFKVIQSTHPGKEQDFLRRAREAVFVFNRNIGEDDVLTDIVNQLGLNGKEVVEAAAEQSAQELLEEDFESVASLGVRGFPSIIIVNEENQGMKIVGARSLETYVQALQQVLGGDLKPKQITSLEQKINEGHLLFSKEMEVVYNIEKTDIESYVKSELAEHTYRMGHILNEMYIEHI; encoded by the coding sequence GTGAGTAACGAATCTATGATGTGTGATCTGGAAACAGGCGTATGTGGTGTGAGCGAAGAAGAGGTGATGCAAGAAATCAATCTGAATCACATTGAGAAAAGGATAACTCTTTATTACGCAACAGATCCGATCTGCTCTCACTGCTGGGCGCTTGAGCCTGTGCTTCATCGGTTTATTGAGGAATACGGTCATTATTTTACGCTGCAAATTAAAATGGGTGGGCTACTGGCTAACTGGAATGGTTTCTCGGATGGCGCTAACGGGATTCAGAAACCTTCGGACGTTGCAGAGCATTGGAAGGAAGTGGGTGAACATTCACGCATGCCCATCGACGGTTCCTTATGGCACGATAATCCAATACTTTCTTCCTATCCGCCATCTCGCGTATTTAAGGTCATTCAGAGTACGCACCCTGGTAAAGAGCAGGACTTCTTAAGACGTGCGCGTGAAGCCGTGTTTGTATTTAATCGAAATATTGGAGAAGATGATGTGCTGACGGATATCGTCAATCAACTGGGCTTGAATGGAAAAGAAGTGGTTGAGGCGGCTGCAGAGCAATCTGCACAAGAGTTATTAGAGGAAGACTTTGAGAGTGTCGCTAGTTTGGGCGTTAGAGGTTTCCCATCAATTATCATTGTGAATGAAGAGAACCAGGGTATGAAAATTGTCGGAGCCCGTTCTCTTGAAACATATGTGCAAGCACTTCAGCAGGTGCTCGGTGGTGATCTGAAACCCAAACAAATAACCTCGTTGGAGCAGAAAATCAATGAGGGACACCTTCTTTTTTCTAAAGAAATGGAGGTCGTGTACAATATCGAAAAGACTGATATTGAATCATATGTGAAATCTGAATTGGCAGAGCACACATATCGTATGGGTCATATCTTGAATGAGATGTATATCGAGCATATCTGA
- a CDS encoding LysR family transcriptional regulator: MELLQLKYFQTVAYTEHISKAAAQLNIAQPSLSLTIKRLEDELGTPLFHRRGRNIQLNSSGEILLKHVNRIFIEIENAEMEIKAEEQQISNTIRISITNTRFLTGLISDYINGSPETKLHQGIGTRSEIITGLKKGDMHLGITGHPIQDEEIESVVLVEEDIVLVVPTDHAYGGETSISLSVVANEPFISLADNKEYSRFTTMLCEKAGFLPNHAFEVDSHTLLEIIKLNQGVVLLPISVCRTLGLRYVKIADESAIYPISLSWVKQKWLSPAVREFRDFITSYYEDHAGLFKVE; the protein is encoded by the coding sequence ATGGAATTGCTTCAGCTCAAATACTTTCAGACCGTTGCCTATACTGAACATATCTCCAAGGCAGCTGCGCAATTGAATATTGCTCAACCTTCCCTAAGCTTAACGATTAAAAGACTTGAGGATGAACTGGGTACCCCCCTATTCCACAGGAGAGGAAGAAACATTCAATTGAATTCCTCAGGTGAGATTTTATTGAAGCATGTAAACCGGATTTTTATTGAAATTGAAAATGCAGAGATGGAGATTAAAGCGGAGGAACAGCAAATATCCAATACGATCAGGATCTCGATTACGAATACCCGATTCCTCACAGGTCTCATTAGTGACTATATCAACGGTTCCCCGGAAACCAAGCTTCATCAGGGTATTGGGACACGCAGTGAAATTATTACAGGATTGAAGAAAGGTGACATGCATCTGGGCATTACGGGGCATCCGATTCAGGATGAGGAGATTGAGAGTGTTGTTCTTGTTGAGGAGGACATTGTTCTTGTTGTGCCCACGGATCATGCATACGGCGGAGAGACAAGCATTTCATTAAGTGTTGTTGCAAATGAGCCCTTTATTTCTCTTGCTGATAATAAGGAGTACAGTCGGTTTACAACCATGCTCTGTGAAAAAGCAGGCTTCCTGCCCAATCATGCATTTGAGGTCGATTCTCATACCCTGCTTGAAATTATCAAGCTTAATCAGGGTGTGGTATTACTTCCTATCTCTGTATGTAGAACACTGGGGTTACGTTATGTAAAAATTGCTGATGAATCAGCGATATATCCAATTAGCCTATCCTGGGTCAAACAAAAATGGTTATCTCCTGCTGTAAGAGAATTTCGTGATTTTATTACTTCGTACTATGAAGACCATGCTGGCTTGTTTAAAGTGGAGTAG
- a CDS encoding acetoacetate decarboxylase has product MKIDVNNIAKNLNTPLTAPAYPMPPYKFVNREYLNIIYRTDEKALRAAVPEPLEITEPLVKFEVMWMPDVSGLGAYTEAGQVIPVQFNGEEGDYVHSMYVDNFPAIASGRELTAYPKKLGAPKLYTDSDTLVGTLDYGTLRVATATMGYKHVEMDKEFAKREICRPNFMIKIATDYTGNLRICDLIRTQITDIEVREAWTGPARLQLFEHALAPLADLPVLEVVSASHILTNLTLNAAQPVYNYLEEK; this is encoded by the coding sequence ATGAAAATCGATGTGAATAACATAGCTAAAAATCTGAATACACCCCTAACGGCTCCGGCATACCCAATGCCACCGTACAAATTCGTGAATCGTGAATACTTGAATATTATTTACCGGACCGATGAAAAAGCTTTACGGGCAGCCGTACCAGAACCTCTGGAAATTACGGAACCTTTGGTTAAATTCGAAGTGATGTGGATGCCGGATGTTTCTGGGCTGGGTGCTTATACAGAAGCTGGACAAGTTATCCCTGTGCAATTCAATGGGGAGGAAGGCGATTATGTGCATTCGATGTACGTAGACAATTTCCCCGCGATTGCAAGTGGTCGAGAGCTCACCGCCTATCCGAAAAAGCTGGGTGCACCCAAGTTGTATACCGATTCGGATACACTTGTTGGCACACTAGATTATGGAACGCTGCGTGTAGCCACGGCAACGATGGGATATAAACATGTGGAGATGGATAAAGAGTTCGCCAAACGTGAAATATGCCGACCTAATTTTATGATTAAGATTGCTACCGACTATACCGGGAATTTAAGAATATGTGATCTGATCCGTACTCAAATTACGGACATCGAAGTGAGGGAGGCTTGGACAGGACCTGCCCGGCTTCAATTGTTCGAACATGCGTTGGCACCTCTTGCAGATCTACCTGTGTTGGAAGTGGTGTCCGCTTCTCATATCCTTACCAACCTAACCTTAAACGCTGCACAACCTGTATATAACTACCTGGAAGAAAAATAA
- a CDS encoding AraC family transcriptional regulator, whose product MHAGTINMSIINELSEYITLRMSSYLEQTHDSNWTEHKSHSDYDLWFITAGSVQITIDGIEHMANPGDVVFFYPDMPYTASTTGELCRFVYMHFDFSIAEQKRILGEFQLPGIVPGNLIQEESTLFTSSYRRFKQSSGASASPLYLKASLLLVIAKILELHRQGLYHGEFLKDRKPRKIEGSLEVLQNVFPYVDANLHRAIRVNELADIAGVSEKYFISLFKKILGITPGQYINQIKMNRARDYLYEKKYTIQQIAGFLGYPDPFTFSKAFKKFYNVPPSKFE is encoded by the coding sequence ATGCATGCAGGAACTATAAATATGAGTATAATCAATGAACTTTCGGAGTATATCACACTTCGCATGAGCTCTTATTTGGAACAAACGCACGACAGTAATTGGACGGAGCACAAGTCTCATTCCGATTATGATCTGTGGTTCATTACAGCAGGCTCCGTGCAGATTACCATCGATGGAATCGAGCATATGGCGAACCCGGGTGACGTCGTGTTTTTTTATCCGGATATGCCCTACACTGCTTCCACGACCGGAGAGTTGTGCCGATTCGTATACATGCACTTTGATTTCAGCATCGCTGAGCAGAAGCGGATTCTCGGCGAGTTTCAACTCCCGGGCATTGTACCTGGAAATCTGATTCAAGAGGAATCAACGCTCTTCACCTCGTCCTATCGAAGATTCAAGCAGAGCAGCGGCGCTTCCGCCAGTCCACTTTACTTGAAAGCCTCTCTGCTTCTCGTCATCGCCAAAATTTTGGAATTACATAGGCAAGGCCTGTATCACGGTGAGTTTCTGAAAGACCGAAAACCGAGGAAAATTGAAGGAAGTCTGGAGGTTCTGCAAAATGTCTTCCCATACGTGGATGCGAATCTGCATCGTGCCATCCGAGTTAACGAGCTTGCAGACATTGCTGGCGTCTCTGAGAAATATTTTATTTCGTTGTTTAAAAAAATTCTCGGTATAACACCTGGGCAGTATATCAATCAGATCAAAATGAACCGGGCCAGAGACTATCTGTACGAGAAAAAATATACGATCCAGCAAATTGCCGGATTTCTGGGTTATCCCGATCCCTTTACGTTCTCCAAAGCATTCAAAAAATTCTACAATGTGCCCCCTTCCAAATTTGAATAA
- a CDS encoding winged helix-turn-helix transcriptional regulator, whose product MKYDFNFDQLCPATYAFQVIGGKWNLPILAILSENDCIRYNELKRRLPGITGTMLTNCLKDLIHSGIVHREQYNEVPPRVEYSLTESGKELVPLIESMVMWGQKNMKAGVKQQDI is encoded by the coding sequence GTGAAATACGACTTTAATTTCGATCAGTTATGTCCAGCGACTTATGCATTTCAGGTCATTGGAGGCAAGTGGAATCTTCCGATCCTGGCAATCCTCAGTGAAAATGACTGTATACGTTACAATGAATTAAAAAGAAGACTGCCTGGCATTACCGGAACGATGTTAACGAACTGTTTGAAAGATTTGATTCATTCCGGCATCGTGCATCGGGAGCAATATAACGAGGTGCCACCGAGAGTGGAGTATTCGCTCACAGAATCAGGCAAGGAATTGGTTCCTTTAATTGAATCCATGGTAATGTGGGGTCAGAAAAATATGAAAGCAGGCGTGAAGCAACAAGATATATAA
- a CDS encoding ArsR/SmtB family transcription factor gives MMLGTDASSLIIYEALASEARLNIVRLLLQNREMHINALAKELYLSKAIVSTHVSKLQKAGIVGSRMKRENGGTYKYCFILQEFMTINLSPEPVDAPYHEVSIPVGQYTDYEAWPTCGIATTTQMIGQYDTPACFMDPDRVNAGILWLARGFLEYKIPNYLNTEQHLQEIEISLELSSEAPQVNENWPSDIRFSLNGHHLGTWTSPGDFGDRKGKHTPLWWKLDVNQYGVLKVLRINGEGTFMDSQRISDVRIHDLELDSSTYWTFGLRPEEGVPGRGGLTLFGKGFGNYDQDILIRYYYEAAALKKQ, from the coding sequence ATGATGCTTGGCACCGATGCCTCGTCCTTGATCATCTATGAGGCCCTCGCCAGCGAGGCACGTTTAAATATCGTTCGCTTATTATTGCAAAACAGGGAGATGCATATCAATGCGCTTGCCAAAGAGCTGTATCTGAGCAAAGCCATCGTTAGTACACATGTGAGCAAATTGCAGAAAGCAGGTATCGTAGGCAGCCGCATGAAGCGTGAGAACGGTGGAACGTATAAATACTGCTTTATTCTGCAAGAATTTATGACTATCAATCTCTCCCCTGAACCAGTTGATGCTCCTTACCATGAAGTCTCGATTCCGGTTGGTCAGTATACGGATTACGAAGCCTGGCCCACCTGTGGCATCGCAACAACGACGCAAATGATTGGGCAATATGATACTCCGGCCTGCTTTATGGACCCGGATCGGGTCAATGCGGGTATTCTTTGGTTGGCACGAGGTTTTCTGGAATATAAGATTCCCAATTATCTGAATACAGAACAGCATCTCCAGGAAATTGAAATTTCACTCGAACTCAGTTCGGAAGCACCTCAAGTCAATGAAAACTGGCCTTCCGACATCCGTTTCTCCCTTAATGGTCATCACCTCGGAACCTGGACAAGCCCAGGGGATTTTGGAGATCGGAAAGGAAAACATACACCGCTATGGTGGAAATTGGACGTCAACCAGTATGGTGTACTGAAGGTGCTGCGTATTAACGGAGAAGGGACGTTTATGGATAGCCAGCGCATCTCAGATGTGCGTATCCATGATCTGGAGCTGGATTCATCCACTTACTGGACGTTTGGATTAAGACCGGAAGAAGGGGTCCCCGGTCGAGGCGGACTCACGTTGTTTGGGAAAGGGTTCGGCAACTACGATCAGGACATTTTGATTCGGTACTATTACGAGGCTGCAGCGTTGAAAAAGCAATAG